Proteins encoded in a region of the Cataglyphis hispanica isolate Lineage 1 chromosome 14, ULB_Chis1_1.0, whole genome shotgun sequence genome:
- the LOC126854383 gene encoding steroid receptor RNA activator 1-like yields MEQNSPPFSNDTVSSQKSLPSSHDPGWNDPPKWALSSQHASSGTKRLLNKRVAFPLSSQISAAGKIESSPLSNTPPILQSFMAPAITTAPHKPLMAPVAKEFTTKESDFDKDQALTEVLANLNSIITEQKMETNKTEEIQRRLDIMKADWRENKLNDMIHRSVLDISKALLRKDTEEADKIHIALMMQHATACRTWMPAIRHIIFELKKE; encoded by the exons ATGGAGCAAAACTCTCCTCCGTTCTCAAATGATACAGTGTCCAGTCAAAAGTCACTGCCATCTTCTCACGATCCCGGTTGGAATGATCCACCAAAATGGGCACTGTCTTCACAGCATGCTTCATCTGGAACCAAGAGACTCTTAAACAAGCGAGTGGCATTTCCATTATCTTCGCAGATCTCTGCTGCAGGGAAAATTGAATCATCTCCTCTATCGAATACTCCTCCTATTTTACAATCTTTCATGGCTCCTGCGATAACTACAGCTCCCCATAAACCTCTTATGGCACCTGTCGCTAAAGAATTTACAACAAAGGAATCAGATTTTGACAAAGATCAAGCTCTGACAGAAGTTTTGGCCAAtctaaattcaataattacagAACAGAAGATGGAAACGAACAAGACTGAAGAAATACAAAGAAGATTAGATATCATGAAAGCTGACTGGcgcgaaaataaattgaatgatATGATACACAGAAGTGTTTTAGATATATCAAAag catTATTGAGGAAAGATACTGAAGAAGCTGATAAGATCCACATTGCTCTTATGATGCAGCATGCAACTGCTTGTCGTACCTGGATGCCAGCTATTAGGCACatcatttttgaattaaaaaaagaatga